From the genome of Indicator indicator isolate 239-I01 chromosome 17, UM_Iind_1.1, whole genome shotgun sequence, one region includes:
- the VMA21 gene encoding vacuolar ATPase assembly integral membrane protein VMA21: protein MERYGQPPLSAVPVSEFRQNEGSLTSTLRTLLFFTALMITLPVGLYFSSKAYVFEGTLGMSDRDSYFYAAIVAVVTVHVVLALFVYVAWNEGSRQWREGKQD from the exons ATGGAGCGTTACGGTCAGCCGCCTTTGAGCGCTGTCCCTGTGTCCGAGTTCAGGCA aaatgagGGTTCATTAACATCAACTTTAAGAACACTTCTCTTCTTCACAGCTCTAATGATCACATTACCAGTTGGGCTATATTTTTCATCAAAGGCTTATGTATTTGAAG GTACCTTAGGAATGTCCGACAGAGACAGCTATTTTTATGCTGCCATAGTTGCTGTAGTTACTGTTCATGTGGTACTTGCTCTCTTTGTGTATGTAGCATGGAATGAGGGCTCTCGACAGTGGCGGGAAGGCAAACAGGACTAG